The Acidobacteriota bacterium genome includes a window with the following:
- the bshA gene encoding N-acetyl-alpha-D-glucosaminyl L-malate synthase BshA — protein MKIGILCHPTYGGSGIVASELAKRLARRGHTVHLFSYALPVRVPVGHENVFFHRVEVSAYPLFRYPSYDLELAARIVDVARNRGLDLLHAHYAVPHGVSALLAKDILADEGARLPVVTTLHGTDITIVGSQPSFSPVTRHILERSDALTAVSRHLADETAAVFGTRRPVEVVPNFVDPDVFKPRRPGEFRRRLAAKGERVLVHLSNFRPVKNLPRIIRVFGRVLERVPSRLVLVGDGPDHDRAVETCRTLGLGDRVVFPGMQLNAAEYLAAADLYLQASDTESFGLSALEAMACGVPVVSPAVGGVPEVVADGETGYLTRPGDEAMMADAAVRLLTKPKLRRRFARAGRARAVERFSPDPVVSRYEAVYEKVLRASGGAPGPLCPEAGPGGSP, from the coding sequence ATGAAGATTGGGATCCTTTGTCACCCCACGTACGGCGGCAGCGGCATTGTGGCCTCGGAACTGGCGAAGCGGCTCGCCCGCCGGGGGCACACCGTCCACCTGTTCAGCTACGCCCTGCCGGTCCGGGTCCCCGTCGGCCACGAGAACGTTTTTTTCCACCGGGTGGAAGTCTCCGCCTACCCCCTCTTCCGCTACCCCTCCTACGACCTCGAACTGGCGGCCCGAATCGTGGACGTGGCCCGAAATCGCGGCCTGGACCTTCTCCACGCCCACTATGCCGTGCCGCACGGCGTCAGCGCCCTGCTCGCGAAGGACATCCTGGCCGACGAAGGCGCCCGGCTCCCCGTGGTCACCACCCTCCACGGGACCGACATCACCATCGTGGGCTCCCAGCCTTCCTTTTCCCCGGTCACCCGGCACATCCTCGAACGCTCCGACGCCCTGACCGCCGTCAGCCGTCACCTCGCCGACGAGACGGCCGCCGTTTTCGGCACCCGGCGCCCCGTGGAGGTGGTCCCGAACTTCGTCGACCCGGACGTGTTCAAGCCCCGCCGGCCAGGGGAATTCCGGCGTCGGCTGGCGGCGAAAGGCGAGAGGGTCCTGGTCCACCTCTCCAACTTCCGGCCCGTCAAGAATCTCCCCCGGATCATCCGGGTGTTCGGCCGGGTCCTGGAGAGGGTGCCTTCCCGCCTCGTCCTGGTGGGGGACGGGCCCGACCACGACCGGGCCGTCGAGACGTGCCGCACCCTGGGCCTCGGCGACCGGGTCGTCTTCCCGGGGATGCAGCTGAACGCGGCCGAGTACCTGGCGGCCGCCGACCTCTACCTCCAGGCCAGCGACACCGAGAGTTTCGGGCTGTCGGCCCTCGAGGCCATGGCCTGCGGGGTCCCGGTGGTCTCCCCCGCGGTGGGCGGGGTTCCCGAGGTGGTGGCGGACGGGGAGACCGGTTACCTGACCCGCCCCGGCGACGAGGCCATGATGGCGGACGCGGCCGTCCGCCTCCTGACGAAACCGAAGCTCCGCCGGCGTTTCGCGCGGGCGGGCAGGGCCCGCGCCGTGGAGCGGTTCTCGCCCGACCCGGTGGTGTCCCGTTACGAGGCCGTCTACGAGAAGGTGCTCCGGGCCTCCGGGGGCGCCCCCGGGCCGCTCTGCCCCGAAGCCGGGCCCGGAGGGTCGCCATGA